A region from the Sutcliffiella horikoshii genome encodes:
- the rpsU gene encoding 30S ribosomal protein S21, which translates to MSKTVVRKNESLEDALRRFKRSVSKTGTLQEARKREFYEKPSVRRKKKSEAARKRKF; encoded by the coding sequence ATGTCAAAAACAGTTGTTCGTAAAAACGAATCGCTTGAAGATGCTCTTCGCCGTTTCAAACGTTCAGTTTCAAAGACTGGAACGTTGCAAGAAGCAAGAAAGCGTGAATTCTATGAAAAACCAAGCGTAAGACGCAAGAAGAAGTCTGAAGCTGCTAGAAAGCGTAAATTTTAA
- the deoC gene encoding deoxyribose-phosphate aldolase, whose amino-acid sequence MHTNIGEMIDHTLLKADTKKEQVEVLCQEAREYNFASVCVNPTWVKTSAELLEGSNVKVCTVIGFPLGANTPEVKAFETTNAIENGATEVDMVINISALKDGDDELVERDIRAVVDAAKGRALTKVIIETCLLTNEEKVRACQLAVKAGADYVKTSTGFSTGGATVADIALMRQTVGPEIGVKASGGVRDAKGAEEMIAAGATRIGASSGIAIVKGLTADTDY is encoded by the coding sequence ATGCATACAAACATTGGAGAAATGATTGATCATACATTATTGAAAGCCGATACAAAAAAAGAACAAGTAGAAGTACTTTGCCAAGAAGCAAGAGAATATAACTTTGCATCTGTCTGTGTTAACCCGACTTGGGTAAAGACATCTGCAGAACTTTTAGAAGGAAGCAATGTTAAAGTTTGTACAGTAATTGGATTCCCTCTAGGAGCTAACACTCCAGAAGTGAAGGCATTCGAAACAACTAATGCGATTGAAAACGGTGCCACTGAAGTGGACATGGTTATCAACATCAGCGCTCTTAAAGACGGTGACGATGAGCTAGTAGAACGTGACATCCGTGCAGTTGTAGACGCAGCTAAAGGCCGCGCTTTGACTAAAGTCATCATCGAAACTTGCCTGCTAACAAACGAAGAAAAAGTAAGAGCATGCCAGTTGGCTGTAAAAGCTGGAGCTGACTATGTGAAAACTTCCACTGGTTTCTCTACTGGAGGAGCAACTGTTGCAGACATAGCTCTAATGAGACAAACTGTAGGACCTGAAATCGGAGTAAAAGCTTCCGGTGGTGTTCGTGATGCAAAAGGTGCAGAAGAAATGATCGCAGCTGGAGCTACACGTATCGGAGCAAGCTCTGGTATCGCTATTGTTAAAGGATTAACAGCTGATACTGATTATTAG
- a CDS encoding Na/Pi symporter, giving the protein MGLFSIITLLAVYLAIFLIGMTVMRSGLLQLSEERTKGYLTKFTDMPWKGLLIGILITGLLQSSSAVMVITVGLVAAGYLTFYQSIGIMLGSNIGSTFITELITIDISQLIFPMLIIGFLFLFSKKKLPFSFGSTLFGLGCLFVAMNGFESLAIPLAGFPSVQDMLAMTNDHHLFGVGIGTLLTAIIQSSSATTGISMSFLNNDLLSLPAGIAIMLGANIGTCVTAYLASIGSIREAKLTAYAHIWLNVIGVAVFFPLIPLLGGLVELLASSADVQLAHSSLIFNVISSALVLPFVRPFARFVERLHG; this is encoded by the coding sequence ATGGGCTTGTTTTCTATTATAACGTTATTGGCTGTTTACTTAGCGATTTTTTTAATTGGAATGACCGTTATGAGGTCAGGGCTGCTTCAACTGTCCGAGGAGAGAACAAAAGGCTATCTCACCAAGTTCACGGATATGCCTTGGAAAGGCTTGTTGATTGGGATATTGATTACAGGCCTTTTGCAGAGTAGCTCTGCTGTTATGGTTATTACTGTCGGTTTGGTGGCTGCTGGCTATTTAACCTTCTATCAGTCCATTGGCATCATGCTTGGCAGCAACATCGGGTCCACTTTCATTACAGAGCTCATTACTATAGATATTTCACAGCTGATCTTCCCGATGCTGATTATCGGATTTTTATTTTTATTTTCTAAAAAGAAATTACCCTTTAGTTTCGGTTCTACGTTGTTTGGTCTCGGTTGCTTATTTGTCGCGATGAACGGGTTCGAATCATTAGCGATACCTCTGGCAGGCTTTCCGTCTGTGCAGGATATGCTTGCGATGACCAATGACCACCACCTATTCGGGGTAGGGATTGGGACGCTGCTTACAGCCATCATCCAGTCAAGCTCTGCTACAACCGGTATCAGCATGAGCTTTTTAAATAATGACCTGTTATCTCTTCCTGCAGGGATTGCGATTATGCTTGGTGCTAATATCGGAACGTGTGTGACTGCTTATTTGGCTAGTATTGGTTCGATCCGGGAGGCCAAGTTAACAGCTTATGCACATATTTGGTTGAATGTAATTGGGGTGGCGGTGTTTTTCCCTTTGATTCCTTTGTTGGGTGGACTTGTGGAGTTGCTTGCTTCCAGTGCTGACGTTCAGTTGGCTCATTCGAGTTTGATCTTTAATGTGATAAGTTCTGCTTTGGTGTTGCCGTTTGTGCGGCCTTTTGCGCGGTTTGTGGAGAGGTTGCATGGTTGA
- a CDS encoding flavin reductase family protein → MREWTTNTVMHSYPGMVALVTAKWNGEQNIMAAGWHSYISYEPPIYGVAIAKERYTHYLIQNSKEFAINFVPEKFAHYIQQSGMLTGKEHNKFEELNIEFEQGKTVSAPILKEAYIAYECKLMDQQTYGDHDWFVGEMTGFYKDKGLFAENGLPDWEKLSIPLYLGRSQYMLAGKDSKVINLYRNNS, encoded by the coding sequence ATGAGAGAGTGGACGACAAATACCGTAATGCATAGCTATCCAGGCATGGTAGCCCTGGTAACTGCTAAATGGAACGGAGAACAAAATATCATGGCTGCAGGTTGGCATAGCTACATATCATATGAACCGCCTATCTATGGAGTTGCAATTGCAAAGGAGAGATACACCCATTATTTAATCCAAAACTCTAAAGAGTTCGCGATTAACTTTGTGCCGGAAAAGTTCGCACATTACATACAACAGTCTGGTATGCTTACAGGAAAAGAGCATAATAAATTCGAAGAACTGAATATAGAATTCGAACAAGGAAAAACAGTTTCCGCACCTATCCTAAAAGAAGCGTACATTGCCTATGAATGCAAATTGATGGACCAGCAAACATATGGAGATCATGACTGGTTTGTGGGGGAGATGACCGGATTTTACAAGGATAAAGGACTATTTGCCGAAAATGGGCTGCCTGACTGGGAAAAACTTTCGATCCCCCTCTATCTGGGAAGATCGCAATACATGTTGGCAGGCAAGGATTCTAAGGTGATAAACCTATATCGGAATAATAGTTAA